The Blattabacterium cuenoti genomic interval TGGCCCATACATTTTATGAGCAGAAAATACATAAAAATCTACATCTAAATATTGCATATCTAAATCAATATTAGATATTGCTTGAGCCCCATCAATCAAAACGTATGAACCATATTCATGAGATTTATCTATTATATATTTAATAGGATTAATTATTCCTAAAATATTAGATACATGACTAATAGAAACTATTTTTGTTTTGTACGAAATTAGTAATTCAAAATCTTCTATTTTAAGTTTTCCATTTTCATTAATAGGAATAATTTTCAATATAGCTTCTTTTTTATTGCAAAGAACTTGCCAAGGGACTATATTTGAATGATGTTCTGCACAAGAAATAATAATTTCATCTCCTTTTTTTATCATAAAACTAATACTAGAAGCTACTAAATTAATTGACTCTGTAGTTCCTTTTGTAAACAAAATTTCTGAAGTATATTTTGCATTAATAAAGTTTCTAATTTTTTTTCTTACATTTTCCATTTTTGTAGTTGCTTTTATACTCAAAAAATGAGAGCCTCTATGTACATTAGAATTAATTTTAGTATAATAATACTTATATGCTTTTATAACTTTTAATGGGTTTTGAGTAGTAGCTGCATTATCAATGTAAACTAATGGATTAGAATATATTTTTTCTTTTAAAATTGGAAATTGATTTCTAATTTCTTGTATTTTTCTTTCCGAAAACATATTTTTTTTTATAAAAGTTTTTCTATTTTTTTATTTACCTTTTTATTAAAAAAAGTCCTTAATTCAATATTATCTATAGTAGATAGTAATTTTTTTAAAAAAGATAACAGTATCATTTTCTTACTTTCTTTTTCCGAAATTCCTCTTGATCTTAAGTAGAATAATTCATATTCTTTAATATTACCTATCGTACATCCATGAGAACATTTTACATTTTTAGAAAAAATTTTTAATTGTGGATTAGCATACGCTCTAGAAGAATTTGATAATAAGATATTATTACTTTTTTGAAATGCATTTACTCCACTAATAAATTTTTTAACAATTATTTTTCCATTAAAAAAAACACTTGATTTTTCCGATAAAATACTCTTATACAATTGATAACTATATGAATTTGAAAATAAATGATTAATTAATGTACATTGATTTAAATATTGTTCTTCTGACAATAGAGATATTCCATATAAATAAGAATAAGATCTTTCTCCACAAGAATAAAAATTTAAATTATTTTTTATAATATTTCCTTTATAAGAAAAAGTATAAACAGTACATTTACTATCTTTTTTTTGTTTTAGAAATGTATTGTCTATAATTGAAGTTTTTTTTAAACAATCTTGTATTTTATAATACTTAATTTTACTTTTATCTAAAGAATATATTTCGTTTACGGAATTAATAAAAACAGAATTTTTACCCATACATTTATAATGTTCAATAATTTGAACATCAGAATTTTTTCCAACTACAATTAAGCTCCTAATATTTAACATTACTCTAGACTTAACATTTTTAGTAATAATATGTAATATTTCTATAGGATTTTTTAAAATAATATTATCTGGTATATTTATGTAACCACCGTCTTTTGAAAAAATAGTATTTAAACTATAAAATATATCATATGAATATGATAATTTTCCATAATATTTTTTTATTTTTTCCTCTTTTTGTGATATTATATTTGATAATATAATTGGATATCTATTTTTTTCCTCAAAAAATGTAGTATTGTATTTTCCATCTATAAATAAAAGTAAAAAAGCATTTTTCTTTTTTTCAATAAAAAATTTTTTTATTTTATCATATTTTATCTTTTTAGCATATTTACTATCATTATTAATAATAGTGTAATTTTCTTCATTAAAAATTGAATTAATATCTTTTGTATTACCAATTAATTTATCTTTATTTGAAATGTAATTAATATTTAATCCTTTTTTTTTAAAAAAATTAATATGTTTTTTTTGTAAGTATGATATATATGATTTTTCTTTTTTTATAGAAGAACTAATTTTTGATATAAAAAAATTTATTTTATTTTTTAAATGCATTTCTTATTTCATTTCTTTTATCCAATCATAACCCTCTTTTTCCAATTTTTCTGCTAAATCTTTATTTCCAGATTTAATTATTTTTCCATCATATAAAATATGTATTATATAATCAGATATAATGTAATCTAATAATCTTTTATAATGAGTTATAATTAAAATAGAATTTTTTTTGTTTTTAAAGTTGTTAATTCCTTTAGAAATTATACGTAAAGCATCTACATCTAATCCTGAATCTACCTCATCTAATATAGATAAAATGGGTTTTAACATCATCATTTGAAAAATTTCATTTTTTTTTTTCTCTCCTCCGGAAAATCCGTGATTTAAAGATCTATAAATAAAATCTTTTTTAAGATTTAATAAAAAAGAAATATTATTTGCTTTTTCAAGAATATCTTTAGCAGTCATTTTGTTCATATTTCTATTTTCACGAATTGAATTTATAGCTGTTTTAATAAAATTTATTATAGTAACTCCTGGTATTTCTGTTGGATTTTGAAAAGATAAAAATATCCCTAAATGTGCACGTTTTTCTGGAGAAATATTTATCAAATTTTCATTAAAAAAATTTATATTTCCTTCGTTTATTTCATATTCTTCTCTTCCAGCTATTATGGATGCTAATGTACTTTTTCCAGAAGCATTAGGACCCATTATTACATGAATTTCTCCTAATTTAATTTCCAAATTAATTCCTTTCAAAACTTTTTTCCCATTTATAGAAGCATGTAAATTTTTTATTTTCAATAACATAATAATATTTTTTTATTAAAATTATTATAAAACTATTATCCAACAGATCCTTCTAATGAAATTTCCAAAAGTTTTTGAGCTTCTACGGCAAATTCCATTGGAAGTTTTTTTAATATTTCAATACTAAATCCATTAACAATTAATGAAATAGATTTTTCAATATCAATACCTCTTTGATTACAATAAAAAATTTGATTTTCACCAATTTTTGATGTTGTAGCCTCATGTTCTACTTTAGCAGTAGAATTACATACGTATATATGTGGAAATGTATGAGCTCCACAATTATTTCCAATTAATAAAGAATCACATTGAGAAAAATTTCTTGAATTTTTTGCTGTAGGAATAATTTTAACTAAACCTCTGTAACTATTTTGAGATTTTCCAGAAGATATTCCTTTTGATATAACAATACTTTTTGTTTTTTCTCCTATATGTATCATTTTAGTTCCTGTATCTGCTTGTTGGTAATCTTTAGTTAAGGATAATGAATAAAATTCTCCAATAGATTCATTTCCCTTTAAAATACAAGATGGATATTTCCATGTTATTGCTGATCCTGTTTCAACTTGTATCCAAGATACTTTTGCTTTTTTATAACAAATACCTCGTTTAGTAACAAAATTAAAAACGCCACCTACTCCTGTTTTACTTCCCGGAAACCAATTTTGAACAGTAGAATATTTAATTTCAGAATTTTCCAATGCTATTAGTTCTACTACAGCTGCATGTAATTGATTTTCTTTTCTTTGTGGAGCCGTACATCCTTCTAAATAACTAACATAAGAATATTCATCTGCAATTATCAAAGTTCTTTCAAACTGACCAATTCCACTTTCATTAATTCTAAAATATGTAGATAATTCCATAGGACATCTGACTCCTTTTGGAATATAACAAAAAGATCCATCAGAAAAAACAGCAGAATTTAAAGCTGCATAAAAATTATCTGTTTTAGGAACTACTGACCCTAGATATTTTCTTATAATATCTGGATATTTTATTAAAGCATCATTCATAGAACAGAATATGATCCCTTTTTCTTCTAACTTTTTTTGAAATGTAGTAATTAATGATGTAGAATCTAATACTATATCTGTAGCAGTTTCTGATAAAATTTCTTCTTCTTTTATTGAAACTCCAAGTTTTTTAAAAGTATTTATCAATTCAAAATCTGAAGATTCTAATTTATTTAAATTTATTTTTTTTTTGGGTGAAGAATAATAACTTATTTCTTTAAATATTGGTATTTTATATTTTATATTTGCCCATTTTGGAGGTTTCATTTCTTTCCATATTTTATATGATTCCAATCTCCATTCTAACATCCATTTTGGTTCATTTTTTTTTTCCGTTATTTGTCTAATTACTTTTTCATCTAATCCAGCTGGTATTTTATCTGATTCTAATTTTGTTGTAAACCCATATTTATATTCAGAACTTATAAATTTTTCTAATATTTTTTTATTATTTGTTTTTTTCATTTTTTTTTACAAAGAAAAACTTTTTCCACATCCACAAGTTCGTTTAGCATTAGGATTTTCAAAGTAAAATCCTCTCCCATTTAATCCACCTGAATATTCCAAAGTTATTCCTTCTAAATAAGGAATACTATTTTTATCTATTAATATTTTTACTTCTTTATATTGAAACA includes:
- a CDS encoding SufS family cysteine desulfurase, with translation MFSERKIQEIRNQFPILKEKIYSNPLVYIDNAATTQNPLKVIKAYKYYYTKINSNVHRGSHFLSIKATTKMENVRKKIRNFINAKYTSEILFTKGTTESINLVASSISFMIKKGDEIIISCAEHHSNIVPWQVLCNKKEAILKIIPINENGKLKIEDFELLISYKTKIVSISHVSNILGIINPIKYIIDKSHEYGSYVLIDGAQAISNIDLDMQYLDVDFYVFSAHKMYGPTGIGVLYGKKSILNKINPYQFGGEMIKNVSLKKTTYSEIPFKFEAGTPNIVGIIVWGKAIEFVEDIGISNIKSYKEKLSKYFIKRLNSINENEIELYGKTKNLSKKLSIFSFNLKKFHCFDVGSILDRLGIAVRTGHLCAQPLMKFFNVSGMIRASFSIYNTIKEIDYLFDSLLKVKKILKN
- a CDS encoding SufB/SufD family protein; the encoded protein is MHLKNKINFFISKISSSIKKEKSYISYLQKKHINFFKKKGLNINYISNKDKLIGNTKDINSIFNEENYTIINNDSKYAKKIKYDKIKKFFIEKKKNAFLLLFIDGKYNTTFFEEKNRYPIILSNIISQKEEKIKKYYGKLSYSYDIFYSLNTIFSKDGGYINIPDNIILKNPIEILHIITKNVKSRVMLNIRSLIVVGKNSDVQIIEHYKCMGKNSVFINSVNEIYSLDKSKIKYYKIQDCLKKTSIIDNTFLKQKKDSKCTVYTFSYKGNIIKNNLNFYSCGERSYSYLYGISLLSEEQYLNQCTLINHLFSNSYSYQLYKSILSEKSSVFFNGKIIVKKFISGVNAFQKSNNILLSNSSRAYANPQLKIFSKNVKCSHGCTIGNIKEYELFYLRSRGISEKESKKMILLSFLKKLLSTIDNIELRTFFNKKVNKKIEKLL
- the sufC gene encoding Fe-S cluster assembly ATPase SufC; this encodes MLLKIKNLHASINGKKVLKGINLEIKLGEIHVIMGPNASGKSTLASIIAGREEYEINEGNINFFNENLINISPEKRAHLGIFLSFQNPTEIPGVTIINFIKTAINSIRENRNMNKMTAKDILEKANNISFLLNLKKDFIYRSLNHGFSGGEKKKNEIFQMMMLKPILSILDEVDSGLDVDALRIISKGINNFKNKKNSILIITHYKRLLDYIISDYIIHILYDGKIIKSGNKDLAEKLEKEGYDWIKEMK
- the sufB gene encoding Fe-S cluster assembly protein SufB: MKKTNNKKILEKFISSEYKYGFTTKLESDKIPAGLDEKVIRQITEKKNEPKWMLEWRLESYKIWKEMKPPKWANIKYKIPIFKEISYYSSPKKKINLNKLESSDFELINTFKKLGVSIKEEEILSETATDIVLDSTSLITTFQKKLEEKGIIFCSMNDALIKYPDIIRKYLGSVVPKTDNFYAALNSAVFSDGSFCYIPKGVRCPMELSTYFRINESGIGQFERTLIIADEYSYVSYLEGCTAPQRKENQLHAAVVELIALENSEIKYSTVQNWFPGSKTGVGGVFNFVTKRGICYKKAKVSWIQVETGSAITWKYPSCILKGNESIGEFYSLSLTKDYQQADTGTKMIHIGEKTKSIVISKGISSGKSQNSYRGLVKIIPTAKNSRNFSQCDSLLIGNNCGAHTFPHIYVCNSTAKVEHEATTSKIGENQIFYCNQRGIDIEKSISLIVNGFSIEILKKLPMEFAVEAQKLLEISLEGSVG
- a CDS encoding HesB/IscA family protein, which translates into the protein MIFISDKARNKLIDLMQEEGLLKTSYFVRVGVKDGGCSGMSYEIKFDKNKNKEDKMFQYKEVKILIDKNSIPYLEGITLEYSGGLNGRGFYFENPNAKRTCGCGKSFSL